The Dasypus novemcinctus isolate mDasNov1 chromosome 2, mDasNov1.1.hap2, whole genome shotgun sequence genome includes a region encoding these proteins:
- the ZNF454 gene encoding zinc finger protein 454 isoform X2 yields MMAAVPLLAVVGTLDSLVWYLIIFTSLLDDLGWMTLPVNTKVTHKVAIPEEELGQWKVKERVTGDGHWKCDRLLEEQHGGQEINLQQVVVTHQKTLSGVSDQECNESGKGCTMSSSSIQSQRVQSSKKAFECSECGKVFSKSSTLNKHQKIHTENLNANLKTHIKEKRYECRECGKAFHQSTHLIHHQRIHTGEKPYECKECGKAFSVSSSLTYHQKIHTGEKPFECNLCGKAFIRSIHLAHHHRIHTGEKPFKCDICEKAFVCRAHLTKHQNIHSGDKPYKCNECGKAFNQSTSFLQHQRIHTGEKPFECNECGKAFRVNSSLTEHQRIHTGEKPYKCNECGKAFRDNSSFARHRKIHTGEKPYRCGLCEKAFRDQSALAQHQRIHTGEKPYTCNICEKAFSDHSALTQHKRIHTREKPYKCKICGKAFIRSTHLTQHQRIHTGEKPYKCNKCGKAFNQTANLIQHQRHHIGEK; encoded by the exons atgatggctgcagttcctctgcttgcagttgttggcactcttgattccctggtgtggtatttgatcatcttcacctccctgttagatgacctgg GCTGGATGACTCTTCCTGTGAATACAAAAGTCACTCACAAGGTAGCTATTCCTGAAGAAGAATTGGGTCAATGGAAGGTAAAGGAAAGAGTCACTGGAGATGGTCACTGGAAATGTGATCGCCTATTAGAAGAGCAGCATGGAGGCCAGGAGATAAATTTGCAGCAAGTGGTTGTCACTCACCAGAAAACCCTGTCAGGGGTCAGTGACCAGGAATGTAATGAATCTGGGAAGGGCTGCACCATGAGCTCATCTTCTATTCAGAGTCAGAGAGTTCAGTCTAGCAAAAAAGCCTTTGAGTGTAGTGAGTGTGGAAAAGTCTTCTCCAAAAGTTCAACCCTTAATAAGCATCAGAAAATTCATACTGAAAACCTTAATGCAAATCTGAAAACTCACATTAAAGAGAAACGATATGAATGTagagaatgtgggaaagcctttcaCCAGAGTACACACCTTATCCATCACCAAAGaattcacactggtgagaaaccttatgaatgtaaggaatgtggcaAAGCCTTCTCGGTGAGCTCCTCACTTACTTACCATCagaaaattcatactggagagaagccTTTTGAATGCAACTTATGTGGAAAAGCTTTTATCCGAAGCATACACCTTGCCCACCATCATAGAATAcatactggtgagaaaccttTTAAATGTGATATATGTGAAAAAGCCTTTGTCTGCAGGGCACATCTTACCAAACACCAGAATATTCACAGTGGAGACAAACcctataaatgtaatgaatgtgggaaagctttcaatcaaAGTACAAGTTTTCTTCAgcatcagagaattcacactggagagaaaccctttgaatgtaatgaatgtgggaaggccttcaGAGTGAACTCTTCCCTTACtgaacatcagagaattcatactggagagaaaccctataaatgcaatgaatgtgggaaagctttcagggaTAATTCGTCTTTTGCTCGACATCGtaaaattcatactggagagaaaccctacagATGTGGTTTGTGTGAGAAAGCCTTTAGGGACCAATCAGCCCTTGCccaacatcagagaattcatactggggaAAAACCTTATACATGTAATATATGTGAGAAAGCCTTCAGTGACCACTCAGCCCTTACCCAACATAAGAGAATTCATACTAGAGAAAAGCCTTACAAATGTAAAatctgtgggaaagcctttataCGAAGCACACACCTCACTCAGCATCAGAGGattcacacaggagagaaaccctataaatgcaataaatgtgggaaagccttcaaccAGACTGCAAACCTCATTCAGCATCAGAGACATCATATTGGAGAAAAATGA
- the ZNF454 gene encoding zinc finger protein 454 isoform X3 → MTLPVNTKVTHKVAIPEEELGQWKVKERVTGDGHWKCDRLLEEQHGGQEINLQQVVVTHQKTLSGVSDQECNESGKGCTMSSSSIQSQRVQSSKKAFECSECGKVFSKSSTLNKHQKIHTENLNANLKTHIKEKRYECRECGKAFHQSTHLIHHQRIHTGEKPYECKECGKAFSVSSSLTYHQKIHTGEKPFECNLCGKAFIRSIHLAHHHRIHTGEKPFKCDICEKAFVCRAHLTKHQNIHSGDKPYKCNECGKAFNQSTSFLQHQRIHTGEKPFECNECGKAFRVNSSLTEHQRIHTGEKPYKCNECGKAFRDNSSFARHRKIHTGEKPYRCGLCEKAFRDQSALAQHQRIHTGEKPYTCNICEKAFSDHSALTQHKRIHTREKPYKCKICGKAFIRSTHLTQHQRIHTGEKPYKCNKCGKAFNQTANLIQHQRHHIGEK, encoded by the coding sequence ATGACTCTTCCTGTGAATACAAAAGTCACTCACAAGGTAGCTATTCCTGAAGAAGAATTGGGTCAATGGAAGGTAAAGGAAAGAGTCACTGGAGATGGTCACTGGAAATGTGATCGCCTATTAGAAGAGCAGCATGGAGGCCAGGAGATAAATTTGCAGCAAGTGGTTGTCACTCACCAGAAAACCCTGTCAGGGGTCAGTGACCAGGAATGTAATGAATCTGGGAAGGGCTGCACCATGAGCTCATCTTCTATTCAGAGTCAGAGAGTTCAGTCTAGCAAAAAAGCCTTTGAGTGTAGTGAGTGTGGAAAAGTCTTCTCCAAAAGTTCAACCCTTAATAAGCATCAGAAAATTCATACTGAAAACCTTAATGCAAATCTGAAAACTCACATTAAAGAGAAACGATATGAATGTagagaatgtgggaaagcctttcaCCAGAGTACACACCTTATCCATCACCAAAGaattcacactggtgagaaaccttatgaatgtaaggaatgtggcaAAGCCTTCTCGGTGAGCTCCTCACTTACTTACCATCagaaaattcatactggagagaagccTTTTGAATGCAACTTATGTGGAAAAGCTTTTATCCGAAGCATACACCTTGCCCACCATCATAGAATAcatactggtgagaaaccttTTAAATGTGATATATGTGAAAAAGCCTTTGTCTGCAGGGCACATCTTACCAAACACCAGAATATTCACAGTGGAGACAAACcctataaatgtaatgaatgtgggaaagctttcaatcaaAGTACAAGTTTTCTTCAgcatcagagaattcacactggagagaaaccctttgaatgtaatgaatgtgggaaggccttcaGAGTGAACTCTTCCCTTACtgaacatcagagaattcatactggagagaaaccctataaatgcaatgaatgtgggaaagctttcagggaTAATTCGTCTTTTGCTCGACATCGtaaaattcatactggagagaaaccctacagATGTGGTTTGTGTGAGAAAGCCTTTAGGGACCAATCAGCCCTTGCccaacatcagagaattcatactggggaAAAACCTTATACATGTAATATATGTGAGAAAGCCTTCAGTGACCACTCAGCCCTTACCCAACATAAGAGAATTCATACTAGAGAAAAGCCTTACAAATGTAAAatctgtgggaaagcctttataCGAAGCACACACCTCACTCAGCATCAGAGGattcacacaggagagaaaccctataaatgcaataaatgtgggaaagccttcaaccAGACTGCAAACCTCATTCAGCATCAGAGACATCATATTGGAGAAAAATGA